The following coding sequences lie in one Zonotrichia leucophrys gambelii isolate GWCS_2022_RI chromosome 4A, RI_Zleu_2.0, whole genome shotgun sequence genomic window:
- the TIMM8A gene encoding mitochondrial import inner membrane translocase subunit Tim8 A encodes MDPPSAAGLGGADPQLQRFIEVETQKQRFQQLVHQMTELCWEKCMDKPGPKLDSRAETCFVNCVERFIDTSQFILNRLEQTQKSKSAFSESLSD; translated from the exons ATGGACCCGCCGTCCGCCGCCGGGCTGGGCGGGGCCGACCCCCAGCTCCAGCGCTTCATCGAGGTGGAGACGCAGAAGCAGCgcttccagcagctggtgcACCAGATGACCGAGCTCTGCTGG GAGAAGTGCATGGACAAGCCGGGCCCCAAGCTGGACAGCCGGGCCGAGACGTGCTTCGTGAACTGCGTGGAGCGCTTCATCGACACGAGCCAGTTCATCCTGAACCGGCTGGAGCAGACGCAGAAATCCAAGTCGGCCTTCTCGGAGAGCCTGTCCGACTGA
- the TAF7L gene encoding transcription initiation factor TFIID subunit 7-like: MSKGKDDAPHELESQFVLRLPPEYASTVRRAVQSGNVNLKDRLTIELHADGRHGIVRVDRVPLAAKLVDLPCIIESLKTIDKKTFYKTADICQMLVCTVDGDLYPPLEEQTVTTDPKANKKKDKDREKKFIWNHGITLPLKNVRKRRFRKTAKKKYIESPDVEKEVKRLLSTDAEAVSVRWEVIAEDETKEVDNHGSLTSLDISSPGMSGHKQGHGSSEHDELREIFNDISSSSEDEDERDHHDDEDLNIMDTEEDLERQLQDKLNESDGQQQENEGSNQIAMGIQKQIDNLKSKLQETQDRRKRQEDLIMKVENLALKTRLQAVLDEFKQQEEREKQQMASLQEQLESLMEK, encoded by the exons ATGAGCAAGGGCAAGGACGATGCTCCGCACGAGCTCGAGAGCCAGTTCGTGCTGCGGCTGCCCCCG GAATATGCCTCGACTGTGCGGCGAGCAGTCCAGTCTGGGAATGTCAACCTGAAGGACAGGCTCACCATTGAGCTGCACG CGGACGGGCGCCATGGGATTGTCCGTGTGGACCGGGTGCCACTGGCAGCCAAGCTGGTGGATCTGCCCTGCATCATCGAGAGCTTAAAAACCATTGACAAGAAAACCTTCTACAAGACAGCAGATATTTGCCAG ATGCTTGTTTGCACTGTGGATGGTGATCTGTACCCACCTTTGGAAGAGCAAacagtgaccactgaccccaAGGCAAACAAGAagaaggacaaggacagagaGAAGAAATTCATATGGAACCATGGCA TCACCCTTCCCCTGAAAAATGTACGGAAGCGGCGGTTCCGGAAGACAGCCAAGAAGAAG TATATTGAGTCTCCTGATGTGGAAAAAGAGGTGAAACGTCTCCTGAGCACCGATGCTGAGGCTGTCAGTGTCC GCTGGGAAGTCATTGCTGAAGATGAAACAAAAGAAGTGGACAACCATGGTTCCCTCACCAGCCTGGACATCTCCTCCCCAGGGATGTCGGGGCATAAGCAAGGCCATGGCTCCTCAG AACACGATGAACTGCGGGAGATATTTAATGatatcagcagcagcagcgaggaTGAAGATGAGAGGGATCATCATGATGATGAAGACCTGAACATCATGGACACTGAGGAGGACTTGGAGAGACAGCTGCAGGACAAGCTGAATGAGTCtgatgggcagcagcaggagaatgaGGGGTCCAACCAGATTG CCATGGGCATCCAGAAACAGATTGACAACCTGAAAAGTAAACTCCAGGAAACTCAAGACAGGAGGAAGCGCCAGGAAGATCTCATCATGAAAGTGGAGAACCTTGCCCTCAAG ACCCgtctccaggctgtgctggacgAGTTCAAGCAgcaagaagagagagagaagcagcag ATggcatccctgcaggagcagctggagtcCCTCATGGAGAAGTGA
- the RPL36A gene encoding large ribosomal subunit protein eL42, with amino-acid sequence MVNVPKTRRTYCKKCGKHQPHKVTQYKKGKDSLYAQGKRRYDRKQSGYGGQTKPIFRKKAKTTKKIVLRLECVEPNCRSKRMLAIKRCKHFELGGDKKRKGQVIQF; translated from the exons ATg gtGAACGTGCCGAAAACCCGCCGGACGTACTGCAAGAAGTGCGGGAAGCACCAGCCGCACAAGGTCACGCAGTACAAGAAGGGGAAGGACTCGCTCTACGCGCAGG GAAAAAGGCGCTATGATCGGAAGCAGAGCGGGTATGGGGGCCAGACAAAGCCCATCTTCCGTAAAAAG GCCAAGACCACCAAGAAGATTGTGCTGAGACTGGAGTGTGTGGAGCCCAACTGCAGGTCCAAGAGGATGCTGGCAATTAAGAGGTGCAAGCACTTTGAGCTGGGAGGAGACAAGAAGAGAAAG GGCCAGGTGATCCAGTTCTGA
- the BTK gene encoding tyrosine-protein kinase BTK isoform X1 has product MASVILESIFLKRSQQKKKTSPLNFKKRLFLLTESKLSYYEYDFERGRRGSKKGSVDIEKITCVETVAPENNPPPERQVPRKGEDYNNMEQISIIERFPYPFQVVYDEGPLYIFSPTEELRKRWIHQLKSVIRYNSDLVQKYHPCFWIDGQYLCCSQTAKNAMGCQILESRNGSLKVGRSHRKTKKPLPPTPEEDQMVMKPLPPEPAPSTAGERKKVVALYNYEPMNAQDLQLHKGEEYFILEESHLPWWKALDKNGREGYIPSNYVTETRNSLEIFEWYSKNITRSQAEQLLKQEGKEGGFIVRDSTSKTGKYTVSVYAKSSADPQGTIRHYVVCCTPQNQYYLAEKHLFNSIPELITYHQHNSAGLISRLKYPVSQHKKSAPSTAGLGYGSWEIDPKDLTFLKELGTGQFGVVKYGKWRGQYNVAIKMIREGSMSEDEFIDEAKVMMNLSHEKLVQLYGVCTKQRPIFIITEYMANGCLLNFLRETRQRFQPAQLLEMCKDVCEAMEYLESKQFLHRDLAARNCLVNDQGIVKVSDFGLSRYVLDDEYTSSMGSKFPVRWSPPEVLLYSKFSSKSDVWSFGVLMWEVYSLGKMPYERFNNSETTEHVIQGLRLYRPQAASERVYAIMYSCWHEKPEERPTFTVLLSSILDMADEEC; this is encoded by the exons ATGGCCAGTGTCATCCTGGAGAGCATCTTCCTGAAGCGCTCGcagcagaagaagaaaacatctCCCCTCAACTTCAAGAAGCGCCTGTTCCTGCTGACGGAGAGCAAGCTGTCCTACTACGAGTATGACTTTGAGCGGGGG CGCCGGGGCAGCAAGAAGGGCTCTGTGGACATTGAGAAGATCACCTGTGTGGAGACAGTGGCACCTGAAAACAACCCTCCCCCTGAGCGACAGGTCCCG AGGAAAGGGGAGGATTACAACAACATGGAGCAGATCTCAATCATCGAACGGTTCCCCTACCCCTTCCAG GTGGTCTATGACGAGGGGCCTCTGTACATCTTCTCCCCGACCGAGGAGCTGCGCAAGCGCTGGATCCATCAGCTGAAGAGCG TGATTCGGTACAACAGCGACCTGGTGCAGAAGTACCACCCCTGCTTCTGGATCGACGGGCAGtacctgtgctgctcccagacaGCCAAGAACGCCATGGGCTGCCAGAttctggagagcaggaatggca GTTTAAAAGTTGGGCGGTCGCATCGCAAGACAAAGAAGCCCCTTCCCCCAACTCCTGAGGAGGACCAG ATGGTGATGAAGCCTCTGCCTCCCgagccagcccccagcacagcaggggaGAGGAAGAAGGTGGTGGCCCTCTACAACTATGAGCCAATGAATGCCCAGGACCTGCAGCTGCACAAGGGCGAGGAGTACTTCATCCTGGAGGAGAGCCACCTGCCCTGGTGGAAAGCCCTTGACAAGAATGG gagggaaggataCATCCCCAGCAACTACGTCACTGAAACCAGAAATTCCCTGGAGATCTTTGA GTGGTACTCCAAGAATATCACTCGGAGCCAAGCAGAGCAACTGCTGAAACAGGAG GGTAAGGAAGGAGGCTTCATTGTCAGAGATTCCACCAGCAAGACAGGGAAATACACTGTCTCTGTCTATGCCAAGTCCTCTGC AGACCCCCAAGGCACGATCCGCCACTACGTTGTCTGCTGCACCCCCCAGAATCAGTATTACCTGGCAGAAAAACACCTCTTCAACAGCATCCCAGAGCTCATCACCTACCACCAGCACAACTCTGCAG gGCTCATATCCAGACTGAAGTACCCCGTGTCTCAGCACAAGAAAAGTGCTCCTTCCACAGCTGGCCTTGGCTATG GCTCGTGGGAGATTGACCCCAAGGATCTGACCTTCCTGAAGGAACTGGGGACGGGGCAGTTTGGCGTGGTGAAATATGGGAAATGGAGAGGCCAGTACAACGTTGCCATCAAGATGATCAGGGAGGGCTCCATGTCAGAGGACGAGTTCATTGATGAAGCCAAAGTCATGAT GAACCTGTCTCACGAGAAGCTGGTGCAGCTCTATGGGGTCTGCACTAAGCAGCGTCCCATCTTCATCATCACCGAGTACATGGCCAATGGCTGCCTCCTGAACTTCCTGAGGGAAACACGGCAGCGCTTCCAGCCCGCCCAGCTGCTGGAGATGTGCAAGGATGTCTGTGAAGCTATGGAGTACCTGGAATCCAAGCAGTTCCTGCACAGAGACCTG GCTGCTCGAAACTGTCTGGTGAATGACCAAGGAATTGTGAAAGTGTCAGATTTTGGTCTTTCCAG gtaCGTGCTGGATGATGAGTACACGAGCTCCATGGGGTCCAAGTTCCCAGTGCGGTGGTCTCCTCCTGAAGTGCTGCTGTACAGCAAGTTCAGCAGCAAGTCTGACGTCTGGTCCTTTG GCGTCCTGATGTGGGAAGTTTATTCCCTGGGAAAGATGCCTTACGAGAGGTTTAACAACAGCGAGACAACCGAGCACGTCATCCAAGGCCTGCGCCTGTACCGGCCGCAGGCGGCCTCGGAGCGGGTCTACGCCATCATGTACAGCTGCTGGCACGAG AAGCCTGAGGAGCGCCCCACCttcactgtgctgctgagcagcatcCTGGACATGGCTGACGAGGAGTGCTGA
- the BTK gene encoding tyrosine-protein kinase BTK isoform X2, with the protein MASVILESIFLKRSQQKKKTSPLNFKKRLFLLTESKLSYYEYDFERGRRGSKKGSVDIEKITCVETVAPENNPPPERQVPRKGEDYNNMEQISIIERFPYPFQVVYDEGPLYIFSPTEELRKRWIHQLKSVIRYNSDLVQKYHPCFWIDGQYLCCSQTAKNAMGCQILESRNGSLKVGRSHRKTKKPLPPTPEEDQMVMKPLPPEPAPSTAGERKKVVALYNYEPMNAQDLQLHKGEEYFILEESHLPWWKALDKNGREGYIPSNYVTETRNSLEIFEWYSKNITRSQAEQLLKQEGKEGGFIVRDSTSKTGKYTVSVYAKSSADPQGTIRHYVVCCTPQNQYYLAEKHLFNSIPELITYHQHNSAGLISRLKYPVSQHKKSAPSTAGLGYGSWEIDPKDLTFLKELGTGQFGVVKYGKWRGQYNVAIKMIREGSMSEDEFIDEAKVMMNLSHEKLVQLYGVCTKQRPIFIITEYMANGCLLNFLRETRQRFQPAQLLEMCKDVCEAMEYLESKQFLHRDLAARNCLVNDQGIVKVSDFGLSRYVLDDEYTSSMGSKFPVRWSPPEVLLYSKFSSKSDVWSFGVLMWEVYSLGKMPYERFNNSETTEHVIQGLRLYRPQAASERVYAIMYSCWHEPEERPTFTVLLSSILDMADEEC; encoded by the exons ATGGCCAGTGTCATCCTGGAGAGCATCTTCCTGAAGCGCTCGcagcagaagaagaaaacatctCCCCTCAACTTCAAGAAGCGCCTGTTCCTGCTGACGGAGAGCAAGCTGTCCTACTACGAGTATGACTTTGAGCGGGGG CGCCGGGGCAGCAAGAAGGGCTCTGTGGACATTGAGAAGATCACCTGTGTGGAGACAGTGGCACCTGAAAACAACCCTCCCCCTGAGCGACAGGTCCCG AGGAAAGGGGAGGATTACAACAACATGGAGCAGATCTCAATCATCGAACGGTTCCCCTACCCCTTCCAG GTGGTCTATGACGAGGGGCCTCTGTACATCTTCTCCCCGACCGAGGAGCTGCGCAAGCGCTGGATCCATCAGCTGAAGAGCG TGATTCGGTACAACAGCGACCTGGTGCAGAAGTACCACCCCTGCTTCTGGATCGACGGGCAGtacctgtgctgctcccagacaGCCAAGAACGCCATGGGCTGCCAGAttctggagagcaggaatggca GTTTAAAAGTTGGGCGGTCGCATCGCAAGACAAAGAAGCCCCTTCCCCCAACTCCTGAGGAGGACCAG ATGGTGATGAAGCCTCTGCCTCCCgagccagcccccagcacagcaggggaGAGGAAGAAGGTGGTGGCCCTCTACAACTATGAGCCAATGAATGCCCAGGACCTGCAGCTGCACAAGGGCGAGGAGTACTTCATCCTGGAGGAGAGCCACCTGCCCTGGTGGAAAGCCCTTGACAAGAATGG gagggaaggataCATCCCCAGCAACTACGTCACTGAAACCAGAAATTCCCTGGAGATCTTTGA GTGGTACTCCAAGAATATCACTCGGAGCCAAGCAGAGCAACTGCTGAAACAGGAG GGTAAGGAAGGAGGCTTCATTGTCAGAGATTCCACCAGCAAGACAGGGAAATACACTGTCTCTGTCTATGCCAAGTCCTCTGC AGACCCCCAAGGCACGATCCGCCACTACGTTGTCTGCTGCACCCCCCAGAATCAGTATTACCTGGCAGAAAAACACCTCTTCAACAGCATCCCAGAGCTCATCACCTACCACCAGCACAACTCTGCAG gGCTCATATCCAGACTGAAGTACCCCGTGTCTCAGCACAAGAAAAGTGCTCCTTCCACAGCTGGCCTTGGCTATG GCTCGTGGGAGATTGACCCCAAGGATCTGACCTTCCTGAAGGAACTGGGGACGGGGCAGTTTGGCGTGGTGAAATATGGGAAATGGAGAGGCCAGTACAACGTTGCCATCAAGATGATCAGGGAGGGCTCCATGTCAGAGGACGAGTTCATTGATGAAGCCAAAGTCATGAT GAACCTGTCTCACGAGAAGCTGGTGCAGCTCTATGGGGTCTGCACTAAGCAGCGTCCCATCTTCATCATCACCGAGTACATGGCCAATGGCTGCCTCCTGAACTTCCTGAGGGAAACACGGCAGCGCTTCCAGCCCGCCCAGCTGCTGGAGATGTGCAAGGATGTCTGTGAAGCTATGGAGTACCTGGAATCCAAGCAGTTCCTGCACAGAGACCTG GCTGCTCGAAACTGTCTGGTGAATGACCAAGGAATTGTGAAAGTGTCAGATTTTGGTCTTTCCAG gtaCGTGCTGGATGATGAGTACACGAGCTCCATGGGGTCCAAGTTCCCAGTGCGGTGGTCTCCTCCTGAAGTGCTGCTGTACAGCAAGTTCAGCAGCAAGTCTGACGTCTGGTCCTTTG GCGTCCTGATGTGGGAAGTTTATTCCCTGGGAAAGATGCCTTACGAGAGGTTTAACAACAGCGAGACAACCGAGCACGTCATCCAAGGCCTGCGCCTGTACCGGCCGCAGGCGGCCTCGGAGCGGGTCTACGCCATCATGTACAGCTGCTGGCACGAG CCTGAGGAGCGCCCCACCttcactgtgctgctgagcagcatcCTGGACATGGCTGACGAGGAGTGCTGA
- the LOC135447912 gene encoding magnesium transporter NIPA2-like, translating into MGAGFGAGLGLALASSAFIGGSFVLKKKGLLRLCGRARAGQGGHAYLREWLWWAGLLCMGIGEAANFAAYAFAPATLVTPLGALSVLVSAVLSSIFLNEQLNVHGKIGCILSILGSTVMVIHAPQEEEVSSLESMAEKLKDPGFIVFAVCVVVSSLLLIFVAGPRYGQSNVLVYVLVCSAIGSLSVSCVKGLGIALKELFSGKPVLKEPLGWVLLVCLVICISIQINYLNKALDIFSTSVVTPIYYVLFTTAVMTCSAILFKEWQHLVLDNIIGSISGFLTIVSGIFLLHAFRDLPLTPSLLPLFLQPARADPHPPWSTADRHQSCQHQPLLPSEDKGSQSAEEEEEEK; encoded by the exons ATGGGGGCCGGGTTCggcgcggggctggggctggccctggccTCCAGCGCCTTCATCGGCGGCAGCTTTGTCCTGAAGAAGAAGGGGCTGCTCCGGCTGTGCGGCCGCGCCCGGGCAG GGCAAGGAGGGCACGCGTACCTGCGGGAGTGGCTGtggtgggcagggctgctgtgca TGGGAATTGGAGAAGCTGCAAATTTCGCCGCCTATGCCTTTGCCCCTGCAACACTGGTAACTCCACTGGGTGCTCTGAGTGTCCTTGTTAG tgcAGTTCTCTCTTCCATCTTCCTGAATGAGCAGCTGAATGTTCATGGGAAGATTGGCTGCATCCTGAGTATCCTGGGCTCCACTGTCATGGTGATCCATGCTCCACAGGAAGAAGAGGTTTCTAGCCTGGAGTCCATGGCAGAGAAGCTGAAAGATCCAG GATTCATTGTATTTGCTGTGTGTGTCGTGGTGAGCTCCCTTCTGCTCATTTTTGTGGCTGGACCCCGTTATGGACAGAGCAATGTCCTGGTTTATGTTTTGGTCTGCTCTGCCATCGGCTCGCTGTCTGTATCCTGTGTCAAAGGCCTGGGGATTGCCCTCAAGGAATTGTTCTCTGGGAAGCCAGTCCTGAAGGAACCCCTGGGCTGGGTGCTCCTGGTGTGCCTGGTGATCTGCATCAGCATCCAGATCAACTATCTGAACAAAGCCCTGGACATTTTCAGCACCTCTGTGGTCACACCCATTTACTACGTGCTGTTCACCACAGCAGTCATGACGTGCTCAGCCATCCTCTTCAAGGAGTGGCAGCACCTGGTGCTGGACAACATCATCGGCTCCATCAGCGGCTTCCTCACCATCGTGTCGGGCATCTTCCTCCTGCACGCCTTCAGGGACCTgcccctcacccccagcctcctgcccctcttcctgcagccagccagggcagaCCCACACCCtccctggagcactgcagaCAGACATCAGAGCTGtcagcaccagcccctgctgccctcGGAGGACAAGGGCTCTCAGagtgcagaggaggaggaagaggagaagtgA
- the GLA gene encoding alpha-galactosidase A produces MAAARWMLRWVAAAVAAVAAALALDNGLARTPPMGWLHWERFLCATDCAAEPHRCVSEQLFVEMADRMVAEGWRDAGYEFICIDDCWMAPTRDKQGRLQADPKRFPGGIRKLADYVHSKGLKLGIYSDVGTKTCAGFPGSYNHYDLDAQTFASWGVDLLKFDGCNSESLDLLAEGYRRMSVALNRTGRSIVYSCEWPFYLRPVQQPNYTEIKQYCNHWRNFYDVYDSWSSIKSILDWTALHQDTIVKIAGPGGWNDPDMLVIGNFGLSWDQSVTQMAMWAIMAAPLFMSNDLRHISPEAKWLLQNKEVIAINQDPLGKQGYQLFKDKNFQLWERPLSDRAYAVAVLNQQEIGGPQKFTFSLTFLGNGLACNPACSIKQVLPASRDCGVYSWMSSLSLEVNPTGTVLLKVLPL; encoded by the exons aTGGCGGCCGCACGGTGGATGCTGCGCTGGGTCGCGGCGGCGGTGGCCGCGGTGGCGGCAGCGCTGGCGCTGGACAACGGCCTGGCGCGGACACCGCCCATGGGCTGGCTGCACTGGGAGCGCTTCCTCTGCGCCACCGACTGCGCCGCCGAGCCGCACCGCTGCGTCAG CGAGCAGCTGTTCGTGGAGATGGCTGACAGGATGGTTGCCGAGGGCTGGAGGGACGCCGGGTACGAGTTCATCTGCATCGACGACTGCTGGATGGCCCCGACGCGGGAcaagcagggcaggctgcaggcgGACCCCAAGCGCTTCCCCGGGGGAATCCGCAAGCTGGCCGACTAC GTTCACTCCAAGGGTCTGAAGCTGGGAATCTACAGCGATGTTGGGACCAAGACATGTGCTGGCTTCCCTGGCAGCTACAACCACTATGACCTGGATGCCCAGACATTTGCTTCCTGGGGTGTGGACCTGCTCAAGTTTGATGGCTGCAACTCTGAGTCACTGGATCTGCTGGCAGAAG GGTACAGGCGCATGTCTGTGGCCCTGAACAGGACTGGAAGGAGCATTGTGTACTCCTGTGAGTGGCCTTTCTACCTGAGGCCTGTGCAGCAG CCCAATTACACAGAGATCAAACAGTACTGCAACCACTGGAGGAACTTCTATGATGTCTATGACTCCTGGAGCAGCATCAAGAGTATCTTAGACTGGACAGCACTTCACCAGGACACCATTGTGAAGATAGCTGGGCCAGGGGGCTGGAATGATCCTGACATG CTGGTGATTGGAAactttgggctgagctgggaccAGTCGGTGACTCAGATGGCCATGTGGGCCATCATGGCCGCCCCCCTGTTCATGTCCAACGACCTGCGGCACATCAGCCCCGAGGCCAAGTGGCTGCTCCAGAACAAAGAGGTGATTGCCATCAACCAGGACCCCCTGGGCAAGCAGGGATACCAGCTTTTCAAG GACAAGAACTTTCAGCTGTGGGAGCGGCCCCTGTCTGACCGAGCCTACGCTGTGGCAGTGCTGAACCAGCAGGAGATTGGGGGGCCCCAGAAATTCACCTTCTCCCTCACCTTCCTTGGCAATGGGCTGGCCTGCAACCCAGCCTGCTCCATCAAacaggtgctgccagccagcaggGACTGTGGTGTGTACAGCTGGATGTCCTCCCTGAGCCTGGAGGTGAACCCCACAGGCACCGTGCTGCTCAAAGTCCTGCCACTATAG